A single Ziziphus jujuba cultivar Dongzao chromosome 11, ASM3175591v1 DNA region contains:
- the LOC107431628 gene encoding chromatin-remodeling ATPase INO80 isoform X1, with product MDHRRQSKDSVSYSNLFNLESLMNFQLPQPDDFDYYGNSSQDESRGSQGGAIANHGNGLISERELSSVKRKWSQNSDYKDEDIYYGTHITEEKYRTMLGEHILKYKRRFKDSSTSPAPSRMGIPVPKSNLGMKSRKLGNEHRGGLFEPETGSEWHNDVNPQKPGSYRESDFAPQNGIDRATYDPPYLDIGDGITYRIPPTYDKLVGSLNLPSFSDIQVEEIYLKGTLDLGSLAAMMATDKRFGPKTRAGMGEPHPQYESLHARLKALSTSNPAQKFSLKVSDVGLNSSIPEGAAGNIKRSILSEGGVLQVYYVKVLEKGDTYEIIERSLPKKQKVKKDPSVIEKEEMEKIGKVWVNIVRRDIPKHHRNFTTIHRKQLIDAKRYAENCQREVKMKVSRSLKLMRGAAIRTRKLARDMLLFWKRVDKEMAELRKKEEKEAAEALRREQELREAKRQQQRLNFLIQQTELYSHFMQNKSNSQPPEAVVVGEEKTNNQEALMSYSDAAPVEEDDPEEAEFKKEALKAAQDAVSKQKKLTSAFDDECLRLRQAVEPEDAPEEVAGANNMDLLHPSTMPVKSTVQTPQLFKGSLKEYQLKGLQWLVNCYEQGLNGILADEMGLGKTIQAMAFLAHLAEEKNIWGPFLVVAPASVLNNWADEISRFCPDLKTLPYWGGIQERAVLRKKINPKTLYRRDAGFHILITSYQLLVLDEKYFRRVKWQYMVLDEAQAIKSASSIRWKTLLSFNCRNRLLLTGTPIQNNMAELWALLHFIMPTLFDSHEQFNEWFSKGIENHAEHGGTLNEHQLNRLHSILKPFMLRRVKSDVVSELTRKTEITVHCKLSSQQQAFYQAIKNKISLAELFDSNRGHLNDKKILNLMNIVIQLRKVCNHPELFERSEGSTYLYFGEIPNSLLPPPFGELEDIYYSGCRNPITFKIPKLVYRETLQSSEALCSTVTRGLCKEYFLKYFNIYSPENVYQSIFSKEISLDGCSDKSGTFGFARLMDLSPAEVAFLGTGSFMERLMFSLMRWDRQFLDGIIDSLMDAMDDDLECNYVNSGKVKAVTRMLLTPSRSVTRLLQREFATGPGDAPFEALVVSYRDRLLSNIRLLHSTYTFIPQTRAPPVNAYCSDRNFAYKMIEEQHCPWLKRLFIGFARTSEYNGPRKPDGPHPLIQEIDSELPVSQPALQLTYNVFGSSPPMHSFDPAKLLTDSGKLQTLDILLKRLRAENHRVLLFAQMTKMLNILEDYMNYRKYRYLRLDGSSTIMDRRDMVRDFQHRSDIFVFLLSTRAGGLGINLTAADTVIFYESDWNPTLDLQAMDRAHRLGQTKDVTVYRLICKETVEEKILQRASQKNTVQQLVMTGGHVQGDLLAPEDVVSLLLDDAQLEQKLREAPLQVKDKQKKKQTKGIRVDAEGDASLEDLTNAGSHSAGFEDSPDPERAKSNNKKRKAAADKHTSKLRNSQKMDDSNSTLMDFEMDDNLQNMDSQPLKPKRPKRPKKSVNENLEPVFTATQMAVSEQPQFPPQELGSGGFRAESSQDIPMHSNSYA from the exons ATGGACCACAGGAGGCAATCCAAAGACTCGGTCTCCTACTCCAATCTCTTCAATCTTGAG TCTTTGATGAACTTTCAACTTCCACAACCAGATGATTTTGATTACTACGGGAATAGTAGTCAGGATGAGAGCAGAGGTAGCCAAG GTGGAGCAATTGCAAACCATGGTAATGGGTTGATATCTGAAAGGGAATTGAGCTCAGTGAAGAGAAAGTGGTCTCAGAACAGTGACTACAAGGACGAAGACATTTACTACGGGACACACATTACTGAGGAGAAATATAGAACCATGCTAGGAGAACATATTCTCAAGTACAAGAGGAGGTTCAAGGACTCATCAACGAGTCCTGCTCCATCTAGGATGGGAATCCCAGTTCCAAAAAGTAATCTAGGTATGAAATCTAGGAAGTTGGGGAATGAGCACCGAGGAGGGCTTTTTGAACCAGAAACTGGTTCTGAGTGGCACAATGATGTGAATCCTCAAAAACCAGGAAGCTATCGTGAATCAGATTTTGCACCACAAAATGGCATTGATAG AGCAACATATGACCCTCCTTACTTGGATATTGGGGATGGTATCACTTACAGGATTCCTCCAACTTATGATAAATTGGTAGGATCTTTGAACTTGCCGAGCTTTTCTGACATTCAGGTGGAGGAAATTTACTTAAAAGGTACACTGGATTTGGGGTCCTTAGCAGCAATGATGGCTACTGATAAAAGATTTGGGCCTAAAACCCGGGCAGGGATGGGAGAGCCCCACCCCCAGTATGAATCACTTCATGCAAGATTGAAGGCTTTGTCAACTTCTAATCCAGCTCAGAAGTTCAGTCTCAAAGTTTCTGATGTTGGTTTGAACTCTTCCATCCCAGAGGGGGCAGCTGGGAACATAAAGAGATCTATTTTATCTGAGGGTGGTGTCTTACAAGTATACTATGTGAAGGTTTTGGAGAAAGGAGACACATATGAG ATAATAGAAAGAAGTCTTCCCAAGAAgcaaaaggtaaagaaagacCCTTCTGTGATTGAGAAAGAGGAAATGGAGAAGATTGGTAAAGTCTGGGTAAACATTGTGAGAAGAGACATTCCGAAGCATCACAGAAATTTCACAACTATCCACAGGAAGCAACTTATTGATGCCAAGAGATATGCAGAAAATTGTCAAAGAGAG GTGAAAATGAAGGTGAGTAGATCACTTAAATTGATGAGGGGTGCTGCAATTCGCACGAGGAAATTAGCCAGAGACATGCTGCTATTTTGGAAGAGAGTAGATAAAGAGATG GCAGAACTGAGAAAAAAAGAGGAGAAAGAAGCTGCTGAAGCTTTGAGGCGAGAACAGGAGCTTCGAGAAGCAAAGAGGCAGCAACAAAGGCTGAATTTTCTTATTCAACAAACTGAACTCTATAGCCACTTTATGCAGAACAAGTCAAATTCACAACCACCTGAAGCTGTGGTTGTAGGGGAAGAGAAAACGAACAACCAAGAAGCCCTCATGAGCTATTCAGATGCTGCTCCTGTTGAGGAAGATGATCCTGAGGAAGCTGAATTTAAAAAGGAGGCTTTAAAAGCTGCTCAAGATGCAGTTTCCAAGCAGAAAAAGTTAACAAGTGCATTTGATGATGAATGTTTGAGGCTGCGTCAAGCTGTTGAACCTGAGGATGCTCCTGAGGAGGTTGCAGGAGCTAATAACATGGAtctacttcaccc TTCCACCATGCCAGTAAAATCAACTGTTCAAACACCTCAGTTGTTTAAAGGCTCACTTAAAGAATATCAATTGAAAGGTCTTCAGTGGCTGGTTAATTGCTATGAGCAG gGTTTGAATGGCATACTTGCTGATGAAATGGGCCTTGGAAAGACGATACAGGCTATGGCATTTTTGGCTCATTTGGCTGAG gaaaaaaatatatggggCCCTTTTCTGGTTGTTGCTCCTGCATCAGTATTGAACAATTGGGCTGATGAAATCAGTCGTTTCTGCCCTGACTTGAAAACTCTTCCTTACTGGGGTGGGATTCAAGAACGTGCTGTACTTAGGAAAAAGATCAACCCAAAGACTCTTTATCGTAG gGATGCTGGGTTTCATATTCTCATTACCAGCTACCAGTTGTTAGTGTTGGATGAGAAGTACTTTCGGCGTGTGAAATGGCAATATATGGTGTTAGATGAGGCTCAGGCAATTAAAAGTGCAAGCAG TATAAGATGGAAGACACTGCTCAGCTTTAACTGTCGAAACAGGCTACTGCTGACTGGTACACCTATCCAGAACAATATGGCAGAGTTGTGGGCCTTACTCCATTTCATTATGCCTACCTTATTTGATAGCCATGAACAATTCAATGAGTGGTTTTCTAAAGG GATTGAGAATCATGCAGAACATGGTGGTACCTTGAATGAGCATCAGCTTAACCGATTG CATTCGATATTGAAGCCTTTCATGCTGCGTCGCGTTAAAAGTGATGTTGTTTCAGAGCTGACCAGGAAAACTGAGATCACTGTACACTGCAAGTTGAGTTCTCAGCAGCAAGCTTTCTATCAAGCTATCAAGAACAAGATATCTCTTGCTGAGTTGTTTGATAGCAATCGCGGGCATCTAAATGATAAGAAAATTCTGAATTTAATGAACATTGTGATTCAGCTAAGAAAG GTCTGCAACCATCCAGAGTTATTTGAGAGGAGTGAGGGAAGCACGTATCTTTATTTCGGTGAAATTCCAAATTCTCTTCTGCCTCCACCCTTTGGGGAGTTGGAGGACATATATTACTCAGGATGTCGTAATCCTATAACTTTTAAG ATCCCAAAACTTGTTTATCGAGAAACTCTTCAAAGTTCTGAAGCACTTTGCTCAACAGTTACACGTGGTCTCTGCAAagaatattttctgaaatattTCAACATATATTCTCCGGAAAATGTTTATCAATCAATATTCTCAAAAGAGATTAGCTTGGATGGCTGTTCAGATAAAAGTGGAACTTTTGGTTTTGCTCGTCTAATGGATCTATCCCCTGCTGAGGTTGCATTTTTGGGAACTGGTTCTTTTATGGAGAGGCTAATGTTTTCTCTTATGAGATGGGACCGACAGTTTCTGGATGGTATCATAGACTCACTCATGGACGCCATGGATGATGATCTTGAATGCAATTATGTTAACAGTGGAAAAGTAAAAGCTGTTACACGAATGTTGCTGACACCTTCAAGATCTGTAACACGCTTGCTTCAAAGGGAATTTGCAACAGGGCCTGGTGATGCTCCGTTTGAAGCTTTAGTGGTCTCTTATCGGGACAGGCTTTTATCTAACATTAGGCTTCTCCATTCAACATACACATTCATCCCTCAAACCAGAGCTCCTCCA GTTAATGCATACTGCTCAGATAGAAACTTTGCATACAAAATGATCGAAGAGCAACATTGCCCTTGGCTGAAGAGGTTGTTTATTGGGTTTGCTCGGACGTCTGAATATAATGGACCGAGAAAGCCAGATGGTCCTCATCCTTTAATTCAAGAAATTGATTCTGAGCTACCTGTATCACAACCTGCTCTTCAGCTGACTTACAATGTTTTTGGGTCTTCTCCTCCCATGCATAGCTTTGACCCAGCAAAACTGCTCACT GACTCTGGGAAGCTTCAAACACTAGATATATTGTTGAAACGCCTACGAGCAGAAAACCATCGTGTTCTCTTATTTGCCCAAATGACAAAGATGCTGAATATTCTTgag GATTACATGAACTACAGGAAATATAGATATCTCAGACTTGATGGATCGTCCACTATAATGGATCGTCGGGACATGGTTAGGGATTTTCAGCATCG GAGTGATATATTTGTCTTCTTGCTAAGTACAAGAGCTGGTGGACTTGGCATTAACTTAACAGCTGCTGACACTGTCATATTTTATGAAAGTGATTGGAATCCAACCTTGGACTTACAGGCAATGGATAGAGCCCACAGATTGGGCCAAACAAAAGAT GTTACTGTCTATCGACTAATTTGTAAAGAGACGGTAGAAGAGAAGATTCTTCAGAGAGCAAGTCAGAAAAATACTGTCCAGCAGCTTGTCATGACTGGTGGTCATGTTCAGGGAGATCTCTTGGCTCCTGAAGATGTTGTATCTTTACTTCTGGATGATGCCCAGTTGGAACAGAAACTAAGGGAAGCACCATTACAG GTTAAggataaacaaaagaaaaaacaaactaaGGGTATACGTGTAGATGCAGAAGGTGATGCATCTTTGGAAGATTTAACTAATGCTGGATCTCATAGTGCTGGATTTGAGGACTCTCCAGACCCAGAGAGAGCAAAATCCAATAACAAAAAG AGAAAAGCTGCAGCTGATAAACATACATCAAAACTGAGGAATTCTCAAAAGATGGATGACTCTAACTCTACGTTAATGGACTTTGAGATGGATGATAACCTTCAAAATATGGATTCACAACCATTAAAACCTAAGAGGCCTAAAAGGCCTAAAAAGAGTGTAAATGAAAATCTTGAACCGGTGTTTACTGCCACACAAATGGCAGTTTCGGAGCAGCCCCAGTTTCCACCACAAGAGTTGGGTTCTGGTGGTTTCAGGGCTGAATCAAGCCAAGATATCCCAATGCATAGCAATTCATATGCTTGA
- the LOC107431628 gene encoding chromatin-remodeling ATPase INO80 isoform X2 yields MLGEHILKYKRRFKDSSTSPAPSRMGIPVPKSNLGMKSRKLGNEHRGGLFEPETGSEWHNDVNPQKPGSYRESDFAPQNGIDRATYDPPYLDIGDGITYRIPPTYDKLVGSLNLPSFSDIQVEEIYLKGTLDLGSLAAMMATDKRFGPKTRAGMGEPHPQYESLHARLKALSTSNPAQKFSLKVSDVGLNSSIPEGAAGNIKRSILSEGGVLQVYYVKVLEKGDTYEIIERSLPKKQKVKKDPSVIEKEEMEKIGKVWVNIVRRDIPKHHRNFTTIHRKQLIDAKRYAENCQREVKMKVSRSLKLMRGAAIRTRKLARDMLLFWKRVDKEMAELRKKEEKEAAEALRREQELREAKRQQQRLNFLIQQTELYSHFMQNKSNSQPPEAVVVGEEKTNNQEALMSYSDAAPVEEDDPEEAEFKKEALKAAQDAVSKQKKLTSAFDDECLRLRQAVEPEDAPEEVAGANNMDLLHPSTMPVKSTVQTPQLFKGSLKEYQLKGLQWLVNCYEQGLNGILADEMGLGKTIQAMAFLAHLAEEKNIWGPFLVVAPASVLNNWADEISRFCPDLKTLPYWGGIQERAVLRKKINPKTLYRRDAGFHILITSYQLLVLDEKYFRRVKWQYMVLDEAQAIKSASSIRWKTLLSFNCRNRLLLTGTPIQNNMAELWALLHFIMPTLFDSHEQFNEWFSKGIENHAEHGGTLNEHQLNRLHSILKPFMLRRVKSDVVSELTRKTEITVHCKLSSQQQAFYQAIKNKISLAELFDSNRGHLNDKKILNLMNIVIQLRKVCNHPELFERSEGSTYLYFGEIPNSLLPPPFGELEDIYYSGCRNPITFKIPKLVYRETLQSSEALCSTVTRGLCKEYFLKYFNIYSPENVYQSIFSKEISLDGCSDKSGTFGFARLMDLSPAEVAFLGTGSFMERLMFSLMRWDRQFLDGIIDSLMDAMDDDLECNYVNSGKVKAVTRMLLTPSRSVTRLLQREFATGPGDAPFEALVVSYRDRLLSNIRLLHSTYTFIPQTRAPPVNAYCSDRNFAYKMIEEQHCPWLKRLFIGFARTSEYNGPRKPDGPHPLIQEIDSELPVSQPALQLTYNVFGSSPPMHSFDPAKLLTDSGKLQTLDILLKRLRAENHRVLLFAQMTKMLNILEDYMNYRKYRYLRLDGSSTIMDRRDMVRDFQHRSDIFVFLLSTRAGGLGINLTAADTVIFYESDWNPTLDLQAMDRAHRLGQTKDVTVYRLICKETVEEKILQRASQKNTVQQLVMTGGHVQGDLLAPEDVVSLLLDDAQLEQKLREAPLQVKDKQKKKQTKGIRVDAEGDASLEDLTNAGSHSAGFEDSPDPERAKSNNKKRKAAADKHTSKLRNSQKMDDSNSTLMDFEMDDNLQNMDSQPLKPKRPKRPKKSVNENLEPVFTATQMAVSEQPQFPPQELGSGGFRAESSQDIPMHSNSYA; encoded by the exons ATGCTAGGAGAACATATTCTCAAGTACAAGAGGAGGTTCAAGGACTCATCAACGAGTCCTGCTCCATCTAGGATGGGAATCCCAGTTCCAAAAAGTAATCTAGGTATGAAATCTAGGAAGTTGGGGAATGAGCACCGAGGAGGGCTTTTTGAACCAGAAACTGGTTCTGAGTGGCACAATGATGTGAATCCTCAAAAACCAGGAAGCTATCGTGAATCAGATTTTGCACCACAAAATGGCATTGATAG AGCAACATATGACCCTCCTTACTTGGATATTGGGGATGGTATCACTTACAGGATTCCTCCAACTTATGATAAATTGGTAGGATCTTTGAACTTGCCGAGCTTTTCTGACATTCAGGTGGAGGAAATTTACTTAAAAGGTACACTGGATTTGGGGTCCTTAGCAGCAATGATGGCTACTGATAAAAGATTTGGGCCTAAAACCCGGGCAGGGATGGGAGAGCCCCACCCCCAGTATGAATCACTTCATGCAAGATTGAAGGCTTTGTCAACTTCTAATCCAGCTCAGAAGTTCAGTCTCAAAGTTTCTGATGTTGGTTTGAACTCTTCCATCCCAGAGGGGGCAGCTGGGAACATAAAGAGATCTATTTTATCTGAGGGTGGTGTCTTACAAGTATACTATGTGAAGGTTTTGGAGAAAGGAGACACATATGAG ATAATAGAAAGAAGTCTTCCCAAGAAgcaaaaggtaaagaaagacCCTTCTGTGATTGAGAAAGAGGAAATGGAGAAGATTGGTAAAGTCTGGGTAAACATTGTGAGAAGAGACATTCCGAAGCATCACAGAAATTTCACAACTATCCACAGGAAGCAACTTATTGATGCCAAGAGATATGCAGAAAATTGTCAAAGAGAG GTGAAAATGAAGGTGAGTAGATCACTTAAATTGATGAGGGGTGCTGCAATTCGCACGAGGAAATTAGCCAGAGACATGCTGCTATTTTGGAAGAGAGTAGATAAAGAGATG GCAGAACTGAGAAAAAAAGAGGAGAAAGAAGCTGCTGAAGCTTTGAGGCGAGAACAGGAGCTTCGAGAAGCAAAGAGGCAGCAACAAAGGCTGAATTTTCTTATTCAACAAACTGAACTCTATAGCCACTTTATGCAGAACAAGTCAAATTCACAACCACCTGAAGCTGTGGTTGTAGGGGAAGAGAAAACGAACAACCAAGAAGCCCTCATGAGCTATTCAGATGCTGCTCCTGTTGAGGAAGATGATCCTGAGGAAGCTGAATTTAAAAAGGAGGCTTTAAAAGCTGCTCAAGATGCAGTTTCCAAGCAGAAAAAGTTAACAAGTGCATTTGATGATGAATGTTTGAGGCTGCGTCAAGCTGTTGAACCTGAGGATGCTCCTGAGGAGGTTGCAGGAGCTAATAACATGGAtctacttcaccc TTCCACCATGCCAGTAAAATCAACTGTTCAAACACCTCAGTTGTTTAAAGGCTCACTTAAAGAATATCAATTGAAAGGTCTTCAGTGGCTGGTTAATTGCTATGAGCAG gGTTTGAATGGCATACTTGCTGATGAAATGGGCCTTGGAAAGACGATACAGGCTATGGCATTTTTGGCTCATTTGGCTGAG gaaaaaaatatatggggCCCTTTTCTGGTTGTTGCTCCTGCATCAGTATTGAACAATTGGGCTGATGAAATCAGTCGTTTCTGCCCTGACTTGAAAACTCTTCCTTACTGGGGTGGGATTCAAGAACGTGCTGTACTTAGGAAAAAGATCAACCCAAAGACTCTTTATCGTAG gGATGCTGGGTTTCATATTCTCATTACCAGCTACCAGTTGTTAGTGTTGGATGAGAAGTACTTTCGGCGTGTGAAATGGCAATATATGGTGTTAGATGAGGCTCAGGCAATTAAAAGTGCAAGCAG TATAAGATGGAAGACACTGCTCAGCTTTAACTGTCGAAACAGGCTACTGCTGACTGGTACACCTATCCAGAACAATATGGCAGAGTTGTGGGCCTTACTCCATTTCATTATGCCTACCTTATTTGATAGCCATGAACAATTCAATGAGTGGTTTTCTAAAGG GATTGAGAATCATGCAGAACATGGTGGTACCTTGAATGAGCATCAGCTTAACCGATTG CATTCGATATTGAAGCCTTTCATGCTGCGTCGCGTTAAAAGTGATGTTGTTTCAGAGCTGACCAGGAAAACTGAGATCACTGTACACTGCAAGTTGAGTTCTCAGCAGCAAGCTTTCTATCAAGCTATCAAGAACAAGATATCTCTTGCTGAGTTGTTTGATAGCAATCGCGGGCATCTAAATGATAAGAAAATTCTGAATTTAATGAACATTGTGATTCAGCTAAGAAAG GTCTGCAACCATCCAGAGTTATTTGAGAGGAGTGAGGGAAGCACGTATCTTTATTTCGGTGAAATTCCAAATTCTCTTCTGCCTCCACCCTTTGGGGAGTTGGAGGACATATATTACTCAGGATGTCGTAATCCTATAACTTTTAAG ATCCCAAAACTTGTTTATCGAGAAACTCTTCAAAGTTCTGAAGCACTTTGCTCAACAGTTACACGTGGTCTCTGCAAagaatattttctgaaatattTCAACATATATTCTCCGGAAAATGTTTATCAATCAATATTCTCAAAAGAGATTAGCTTGGATGGCTGTTCAGATAAAAGTGGAACTTTTGGTTTTGCTCGTCTAATGGATCTATCCCCTGCTGAGGTTGCATTTTTGGGAACTGGTTCTTTTATGGAGAGGCTAATGTTTTCTCTTATGAGATGGGACCGACAGTTTCTGGATGGTATCATAGACTCACTCATGGACGCCATGGATGATGATCTTGAATGCAATTATGTTAACAGTGGAAAAGTAAAAGCTGTTACACGAATGTTGCTGACACCTTCAAGATCTGTAACACGCTTGCTTCAAAGGGAATTTGCAACAGGGCCTGGTGATGCTCCGTTTGAAGCTTTAGTGGTCTCTTATCGGGACAGGCTTTTATCTAACATTAGGCTTCTCCATTCAACATACACATTCATCCCTCAAACCAGAGCTCCTCCA GTTAATGCATACTGCTCAGATAGAAACTTTGCATACAAAATGATCGAAGAGCAACATTGCCCTTGGCTGAAGAGGTTGTTTATTGGGTTTGCTCGGACGTCTGAATATAATGGACCGAGAAAGCCAGATGGTCCTCATCCTTTAATTCAAGAAATTGATTCTGAGCTACCTGTATCACAACCTGCTCTTCAGCTGACTTACAATGTTTTTGGGTCTTCTCCTCCCATGCATAGCTTTGACCCAGCAAAACTGCTCACT GACTCTGGGAAGCTTCAAACACTAGATATATTGTTGAAACGCCTACGAGCAGAAAACCATCGTGTTCTCTTATTTGCCCAAATGACAAAGATGCTGAATATTCTTgag GATTACATGAACTACAGGAAATATAGATATCTCAGACTTGATGGATCGTCCACTATAATGGATCGTCGGGACATGGTTAGGGATTTTCAGCATCG GAGTGATATATTTGTCTTCTTGCTAAGTACAAGAGCTGGTGGACTTGGCATTAACTTAACAGCTGCTGACACTGTCATATTTTATGAAAGTGATTGGAATCCAACCTTGGACTTACAGGCAATGGATAGAGCCCACAGATTGGGCCAAACAAAAGAT GTTACTGTCTATCGACTAATTTGTAAAGAGACGGTAGAAGAGAAGATTCTTCAGAGAGCAAGTCAGAAAAATACTGTCCAGCAGCTTGTCATGACTGGTGGTCATGTTCAGGGAGATCTCTTGGCTCCTGAAGATGTTGTATCTTTACTTCTGGATGATGCCCAGTTGGAACAGAAACTAAGGGAAGCACCATTACAG GTTAAggataaacaaaagaaaaaacaaactaaGGGTATACGTGTAGATGCAGAAGGTGATGCATCTTTGGAAGATTTAACTAATGCTGGATCTCATAGTGCTGGATTTGAGGACTCTCCAGACCCAGAGAGAGCAAAATCCAATAACAAAAAG AGAAAAGCTGCAGCTGATAAACATACATCAAAACTGAGGAATTCTCAAAAGATGGATGACTCTAACTCTACGTTAATGGACTTTGAGATGGATGATAACCTTCAAAATATGGATTCACAACCATTAAAACCTAAGAGGCCTAAAAGGCCTAAAAAGAGTGTAAATGAAAATCTTGAACCGGTGTTTACTGCCACACAAATGGCAGTTTCGGAGCAGCCCCAGTTTCCACCACAAGAGTTGGGTTCTGGTGGTTTCAGGGCTGAATCAAGCCAAGATATCCCAATGCATAGCAATTCATATGCTTGA
- the LOC107431629 gene encoding S-formylglutathione hydrolase: MASKPTEISSSKMFGGFNKRFKHFSPTLGCSMTFHIYFPPSPTSSHKFPVLYWLSGLSCTDENFIIKSGAQRAASSEGVALVAPDTSPRGLNVEGEADSWDFGVGAGFYLNATQEKWKNWRMYDYVVKELPSLLSENFPQLDTSRASISGHSMGGHGALTIYLKNLDKYKSVSAFAPIVNPINCPWGQKAFSNYLGDNKVAWEEYDTTSLISKSRNVSATILIDQGVDDKFLHDQLLPHKFDEACKTAGVPLLLRLQPGYDHSYFFISTFIDDHIRHHAQALNLP; the protein is encoded by the exons ATGGCGAGCAAACCAACCGAAATCAGCAGCTCAAAGATGTTTGGAGGGTTCAACAAGAGGTTCAAGCATTTTAGCCCCACCCTGGGATGCTCCATGACCTTCCACATCTATTTCCCTCCTTCTCCTACTTCTTCCCATAAATTCCCT GTACTTTACTGGCTCTCAGGCCTCAGTTGTACAGATgagaattttataataaaatcggGAGCTCAACGTGCTGCTTCAAGTGAGGGTGTTGCTTTGGTTGCTCCTGATACATCTCCAA gaGGCCTCAATGTGGAAGGAGAGGCAGACAGCTGGGATTTTGGTGTAG GTGCTGGATTTTATCTGAATGCCACACAAGAGAAGTGGAAGAACTGGCGTATGTATGATTATGTTGTCAAGGAATTGCCAagccttctgagtgaaaatttTCCGCAGCTTGATACATCTCGTGCTTCCATATCTGGTCATTCTATGGGTGGCCATGGTGCTCTAACTATCTATCTGAAAAACTTGGACAAGTATAAG TCAGTTTCTGCCTTTGCGCCGATTGTGAATCCTATAAACTGTCCATGGGGCCAGAAAGCTTTTTCAAATTATCTTGGTGACAATAAAGTTGCTTGGGAG GAATATGATACCACTTCCCTAATATCAAAGTCTCGCAATGTGTCAGCTACCATTTTAATTGATCAG GGTGTAGATGACAAATTCTTGCACGATCAATTGCTACCACACAAGTTTGATGAGGCATGCAAAACTGCTGGTGTTCCTCTCTTGTTAAGGTTGCAGCCCGGATATGATCACTCCTACTTTTTCATTTCAACCTTCATAGATGATCATATCCGTCACCATGCTCAAGCCCTTAATCTACCATGA